CGACGCCCCGTCCAGCTCGGCCGCCTCGTACTGCTCCTTCGGTACGTCCAGGAGCGCGGCCATGAAGATCACCATCAGGTCGCCGATGCCCCACACCGCGAGCATGGTGAGCGCCGGCTTCGACCAGGAGGCGTCGTTGAACCAGCCCGGCGCCGGCAGCCCCAGGTCGCCCAGGATCGCGTTGACCGGCCCCGTCCCCGGGTTGAGCAGGAAGACGAAGGCCAGCGTCGCGGCGACGGGCGGGGCCAGGTAGGGCAGGTAGAAGAAGGTGCGGAAGAGGCCCGTGCCCGTCCTGATCTTCGTGATCAGCATCCCGACCCCGAGCCCGAACACGACCCGGCAGGTGACCATGACGAGCACCAGCCACAGGGTGTTGCGCAGCGAGGGCCAGAACATCGGGTAGTCGGTGAAGACGTACGTCCAGTTCGTCAGCCCGTTGAAGACCGGCGCCCCGAAGCCGTCGTACTTCATGAAGGAGAAGTACACGGTGGAGACCATCGGGTAGGCGAAGAAGACCGCGAACCCGATCAGCCACGGCGACATGAAGGCCGCCGTC
This DNA window, taken from Streptomyces nitrosporeus, encodes the following:
- a CDS encoding carbohydrate ABC transporter permease, with the translated sequence MATHTLRSKRRGAALRTAAFMSPWLIGFAVFFAYPMVSTVYFSFMKYDGFGAPVFNGLTNWTYVFTDYPMFWPSLRNTLWLVLVMVTCRVVFGLGVGMLITKIRTGTGLFRTFFYLPYLAPPVAATLAFVFLLNPGTGPVNAILGDLGLPAPGWFNDASWSKPALTMLAVWGIGDLMVIFMAALLDVPKEQYEAAELDGASPWQRFRFVTLPNISPIVLFAVVTGVIQAMQYYTQPLVAGKVASGVIGGSGQQFEPGYPDKSTLTLPQLVYNLGFQRFDYGSACVVALVLFALAMAFTALLMRGRNNLIQAGD